Genomic DNA from Xyrauchen texanus isolate HMW12.3.18 chromosome 28, RBS_HiC_50CHRs, whole genome shotgun sequence:
TCATTAAGACAGGTGATACCTCCATAAATGAAGACTTAACTGGGAGGTGAAGCTCATGCTGTTTGAACTCAACAAATCTTTTTACCTTCGGCAGTTGATTGAAAGAGGTGTCTATCTGTCCatagaaattattttcataatttttgggTTGAACATCATGTTCAGGTAAGGAACAAGGTTCTGTTTTTACCACTGGACCAAGATGTTGTGTGTTTAACCTTTGAGATTGTTGCAGAGTTTGAAGAGTTGATTCAGCTTGTGACTGAGTTTGAGAATATGATTCAGACTTTGAGAATGCAACGTATCTCTTTACCTTTGAGCTTTTGTCAAGAGATACACCTCTAAAGAAATTGTCATCATTACTGCTTTGTTTAACATCTTCATCAGATGAAGTGCTGTATCTCCATGTTTCTCTAGCTTCTTCAGATATACTGACTTTTTTATTTGAAAGAGCACTTGTTGACTGAGCAGGGGAATGGCGTTCAGTCGGTGTAAAATggatatattttttaacttttgGTACTCTGTTGAGAGATGCTCCTGTTTGCCCAAAGAAATTGTCTTGCTTAGCAGTTAGTGTGGCATCATCCTCCGATGAAGAGCTCATTCTTCTTGATTCTGTTTGGTTCTCCCTGTTTGCTGGTTGTACATCATCTTCAGTTATTGTGTTGGATCTGCTCAATTCTGTTTCTGTCAACTTTATGGGTTTTACCTTGCTTAAAGGTGTAAATGTTGACATCGCAGGTGAATCATTTTCAAATTGTTTAAGCTTAATGTATCTCTTTACTTTTGGGACTTTGTCAAGAGATTCACCTGGTTCTTCAATGGTATTTCTATTATTAGTAAATGGTTTAACATCATCTTCAGATGAACTGCTTGATCTCCTTGTTTCTTTAGATACCCCAGATATGCTGACTCTTTGAGATGAAAGAACATTTGTTGCCTGAGCAGGGGATTCACTTTCAGGCTGTGTGAAATTAATATATCTCTTAAATTTTGGTACTCTATCAACTTTTGGTACTCCTAGTTGGACAAAGAAATTGTCTTTCTCAGTAGTTGTGACATTATCCTCAAATGAAGTGGTCAGTCTAGTTGATTCTGTTTTAATTTGCTCCTCAGGTATACCATGTAGTGTATTTGAAGAAGTGGTGTGAGGTACAACTGGTAAATGAGAAATAGGTTGTTTAAATTGAAGAAATCTCTTTATTTGTGGTACTCTATCAAGAGAGATACCTAGTTCTCCAAAGAACTCATTTTCCTTTGCTGTAGGATTACCATGATTCTCAAACGATGAACTGGTTCCCCTGAACTCAGTTCCCACTATCCCAGGTATAACTACCCCTGAGGTTGAAGAAAGAGATGTGGACTGAGTTTGGTGTGGATGAGGTTCAGGTCCCTTAAGCTGAAGATATTGTTTTACCTTTGGTACACCGTCAAACGATACACCAATTTTATCAAAGAAAGTATCACCATTATTCTGAGATCTGACATTATCTTTAGAGGTGCTGGAATGCATAGAATGTTTTTCTCCCTCAGATGTGGCCTCAGCTTTAGGGGAAGAAGGATCAAACTGTTTAAATGCGATGTATCTTTTTACATTTGAAACTCCATTAGAAGATACCCCTATTTCCCTGAAGAAgttttcttcctcctcttcctgtACAGGGGATGTATCAGTGTTATCTTCAGTTATCTCATGTGTCATCCTCTTTGTTGAGGAAGAAGAAAATGCTGGCAGAGTTGGACAATGAGGTTTGGACTGTGTAAACTGAATTGATCGTTTAACCTTCTGCACTTTATCAAGATACATGCTTTTTTGCCCAAAGAAATTGTTGTCCTTAGGATCAGGTTTGACATCAGACCTGATAGGTGTGCTTGAACTTGTCTCCACCTCAAGTTTCATGGTTGAATGAGTTGAAAATGATAAAGTTGGAAAGTAAGATTCAGGCTGATTAAATTGAATGTGTCTCTTCACCTTTGGCACTCTATCAAGAGATACATCTATCTTCTCAAAGAAATTGTCTTCTTTAGATGTGGGTTTGACTTCATCTTCAGATGACGTTCTTGAACTTGATTCGAGTTGTGCCAAAACAGGTGAAATACTTTGTTTGTTCAAAGGCTGTGTTGTGGAATAAGGATCAGTGTGTGAGAATTCAATGTATCTTTTTAGTTTCTGAAATCCATCATAAGCAACATCCACTTGCCCAAAGAAATTTTCAACTTCAGTGGTTTGTTTGGTGTCATCTTCCAATGAAGAACTGGATCTCCTGGACTCGTTGTTTACTATAAAGTCAGGTGTAACTAACTTTTTGGTTAGTGGAGGAGATGGCAATTGGACTTTAGGATGAGGATTAGAATGTGAGAAGTGAATGTACCTTTTCACTTTTGGTTGTTGATTAAGGGATAAACTCTGTCCAAATAAAATGTTCTCCTCATTTTTTGCATTGAGACTACTTTCCTCAGATGAAGAGTTAAGACTTGTTCTTCTGGATTCAgattctgcattttctttttgtgcaTTTCCTGTATCTTTTGAGGGAAGAGATGATAATTGGTTTGGTGATTGAGAATCAGAGATTGCAAACAAAATGGATTTTTTAGGTCTTGGCAACTGATCAAAAGACAGCCCAATACAGCCAAATAAACTGTTCTCATCAGTAGTTTGTTGGACCCTTTCCTCAGGTAACTTTGTGTGCCTGTTGAAAGTTGGACCAATAAATCCTACAGTTCTTCCAACATCTACATTATTTGTTGACCCAGTTCGGACTTGTGGTTGAACATTCCTGTTATTTGCTTCATTTCCGTGTCTGTTAAATAATAGAGCACTTAACGCTCTTAGACCAGTTTTACCTTTGGTACGTTTCTCCTCAAATACATCTGTGCTGCTAGAGGAGTTGTCAAAGTCAAGGTTGAGGACGTTGTCTACGTTTTTGCTTGATGTGATGGATTCTGTATTTATCCCAGGTTCTATTTTAATATCTAATTTTCTTGGGTACTCTGTAAATTGCTCTTCATCTTCACTGGAACTGTCAGTACTTAATCTATCAGTATCATGGGCTCTATTCAGTCTATTTTGTTTTGTCCTATAGACCGGATGGACAAGGTATTGTGGAAGGCCCTCATGACTGCGATTTCTTCCTGATATGTTCACATAGAAATCATTCACATCTTCACTCTTGCTCTTTGTTTCATCAGTAAGCATCCTGTCATCAACACTGTCTCCATGAGTAAAAGTCAAATGGATGTCATAAGGGTCCAAGGTGATGGTCTCTTGTTTGATAAGAATTCCAGCACCCTGTTGTGAGTTTTCATTTCTAGTGATATCTTCAacagtactgaatctgttaaGAGTGGCAAGGCTGGCACCATTTCCTGTATCTGATTCAATAACGATCTCTGATTCTTCCTCCAACACTGAGTTTATTGTATAATTGTTTGGTCCACCTTCACTATCACCACATTCACTTGAATTAGAGCTTAGTATGTCAGCGTGCTCAAACTGCTGTACACTTTCAACAGAAATGTTTTTACCAAATTTTTTATCTAAGTATATTTTGTCAGAGGGTGATTCGGGTTTGTGTTGCCTCCATGTGTTATCATCTTTCAATGGTTGTACTAACACAGAGCTGGAGAGATCTTGAATACTTGATCTTTCAGACCCTTCATTGAAAGAAAAGCTCTCTCCGCTGTCATTCCACAATTCTGGATCCAAATCATCAACATTCTGTTCTGTCAGCCTGGTTAACCAGTCTGAAAAGGTCTCTTTTGTAAATCTTGATATTATagcctttttgtttgtttcaattGCAGATAAATTGACAGTAGGAGGGTCAATGCTTTGTTCAGCGGAAAAGTTAATCTCCTGGCTTTGTCTTGAGTGTGATGATTCtgaactgtgtgatgatgatgaACTGCTTCTTCTCTTTAATTCGAGGTCATCTGCATCTGGAATTGGCTTAAAGTCCTTGACATCTGTATTTTGAGCATTTGTTCTCTCTTCTGTTGAGCTGGATGCCAATGACTTAGTATTAATTACTAAAGCATTAACTTTGCTCTCCTGCAGTGCGCTACTTCTACTGCTGTCTGCTCTTCCTCTATGCTTCTCCACCTCAGGAGAATTCTGTCTCCCATTCTTTTTCTGTATGTTCTCATATGTAAGATCAACCTCAGTGTTGCTTTCAGAGGAACCATCTGGACCATTATCTTCTACAGTGACATAATAAGGCACATTATTCCCTTGTTCCTCCACTTCTGTGATTCCACCAAATGTAACTCTCGAACCGACTCTCACTTCTTGTTCTTGGTCACTCTGATCAGAATATCCCTCATTCACATATATCTGGGGTCCAGTGGAAGAAGTCCTCGAGGCTGTTGGAGGAGTAGATTGCCTCTTGGGTCGTATTCTTTTCCATAATTTGTCCAGCAGTGGTCTCAAAAGAACACCAATGATAAAAGCTACAATGAATGTGATGATGACAGAGAGGCACACAGCAAGGACAAAATCTGACTCAGACCATTTCTCCTGCCGTACGACACCATCAATCCTTTGCACATTTATATTCCCATCTTGCCTAGTACTATCATCTGTGATAGCTGGTGCATCCCTACGTTGTCTTGATTCACTTCCTATTTTGTAGACATGTAGATAAAAAACTGAGATGTGCTTCCACTGGAGACCCGAAACACATATGTAAAGTCCTGCATACTCCTCTGTGATGTCCTTAATGAGAAGCTCTGGCTGATTATCTGTAACTTGGCCGTGCGGAGTCCACCAATGAAACTGCATGTAATCTGgcataaaagaaaaaacaacaacagggaATTTATCACCAAATGTATCAGAGCTTAAATTGTGTGCACAAGTTTTAGGAGTTGcattaataattgaaaaaaaaaaaattggttgtatacttaagggatagttgaccatttttaacaacatgaaggtgatttaaatgatgacagaatttattataattgtttgtttttttggtgaactatccttttaagagacATAGAATACATAATATTAGAAGTAACACCTTGACTGCCATTACAGCAAGAAATTAATATCTGCATCCCTTCATCCAAAATCACATTCTGATAGTGAGCAGATGTGCTGTAGTCATGTGTTGGACAAGTGAGATCCGAGTCCTTCAGATGAATCAGATCTTTTCCAGAATGTTCTGGTGGAGAAGCACACACCACTTGCCAGGAAGCATCACCCACTTCAGTATCAAAGACTATCCATCTTCTCAAGGTCTGTAAGTTGCAATCACATATCCATTTGTTAAAGGAGACATCCACCAAGGCATTCAGGTTCCTCAGAGACTGGTATGCAGGGACAGGTATGGTGGCCAGGAGGTTATAGCTCAGATCAAGGACCTAGATGGAATAGTATGTCAAAGATAATGTATGTTAAAGTTTGTTCAAAAATTAAGTAAAGCTTTAGTTAAGATGTACATTTTTTATGGTAACTTGTCTAGATGATTTGATATATGCCATAACTACAAAGTCTATAgcaattccatccatccatccatccatcgtcaaccgcttatcctgtgtacagggtcgcggggggctggagcctatcccagctaacactgggcgaaaggcgggggacaccctggacaggtcgccagtctatCGCAGGGGTCTATAGCAATTACCAATTATAAACTGTCAAAAGAGGGTTCTTGGAAAACAGTGTTGCCATGTCCACTTATTATAATAGCACATATTATATCCACATAGCACAAAGTATAACTGACCagtagggttggggagtaacagaatacatgtaatgggattatgtatttaatatacaaaatataagtaacttcattccactacagttacaatttaaatcattggtatttagaatacagttacattcaaaaagaatCTTGATTACTGATCAGAttactttgtgttttattgtcatttgtttcatttaatatttagtcctttcagatggaaaacatttatacatataaattatgtgatccaaagtgcatttgaacagcggtgaaacactttcttatgatgtgttcatacgagcagacagagaagtaagtttagagcacaagaaatagaaataaaccttgtgtaaattgtcagttttatgctaagctaaaatcctatttctagccattttacatgcacatattaccAGACTCgatcatattgttttattaagaaaattcacattggatcataattatttatatttctagtaagatctttgatattagggccaaaatcatattcttgataataatttttgtattcttttcctgtaaaaacttctaaaaatccttaaaacaagatcaatttgattaattaacatgtgtatttgtcttactgtactggcagagtttttatagtcaaaacaagtgacaaaaatctaccagtgctgaagaagtaatctaaagtattcagaatatgttactgaccttgagtaatctaacagaatactttacaaatgacattttacatcatgtattctgtaatctgtagtggaatacatttcaaaagtaaccctcccaaccctgttgacTAAAAATAGCTGTAACAATCTATATAATGACATTATTAATTGGTGTTTGTTTTAACGTTTGCCCTGTGTTTTCCTTTTTTCCATAGgcgtatgtgtgcatgtgtgcgcaacagagaaaaatgtatttattgatttagaGGGCCAGTTGTTTGTGTGAAGCATTTTAATAATTATGGGGAAAAGATTATTTATGCTTATCTTGGGCTTGTTTGGTCAGACCAGTTTGTATGTTTTTCTTCCACGCACTGGAACGTTTGGAAAAGACTCTGATCCAATTGTAATACCCCACTAGGGAGAGCAAACTCCCAGACATGTTTAACAAATCACTTTTAGCTCATAATGATTTACTCATGTAAAAGAGGACAGTACCATGTGATGGAtattaaaattaaacataaaGAAGTGTAACAGTTTTGAAGTGGCTTTACCTGGAGCTGTTTTAGGTCTATAAAGGCATGTGGGTGAATGCTTCTGATGAGGTTATGCTGAAGATGGAGCTCTTTCAGATTAGTGCAGTTGGCGAGGTCAGCAGGAACTAGCTCAGATATCTGGTTATAAGATAGCTGAAGAATCTTTAGAGACTTCACGCAGCCCAGTCCTGATGGAAAAATATTCATGACAAGGTAAACATATGATGCAATGATTAACAACCATACACGAATAGACCTTCTAGTAAAATATCAGTGCATACTTTCGGGGTTAGGGAgttgcataaaaaaaatatttttttattagtttgcAAAATCAGAAACATTTAATCAGTATAATTTGTTTGTGCCATGCTCAGATATTGTCATAATACCTACTGAATATGGCCTATACAGAATGTTTCTATGTATACTATATCCTTGGCCAAAATCCAAATCTTGATAATGCatcaaatggaaaaagaaaaaaaaaaaacaatggatgGCTGAAAAGAAACTGTGTAATGGAATAGGTGTTATCAGATTGACTGATAAGATGTCTTATGGGAGTGTCTCACAAAGCAGAAAGATACACCTACAAGtggttttaattgttttaagGTCAAGCTTTGCCAGGCTCTGGGTGGTAATTGTCCCACACAAGTCAAGTGTTTACCTGCACCCAGACTTATCTCAGCTGTACATGTCTGGTTAGGCCAATATATGTTTTGCCATAGCAACACCTTACAAAGACAAAGGTGagtagtaacatgctacatttactcagtgaaatttagttacatttacttgagggtAAATGTTTTGGAGATAATGTACTTTTAATAGTAGGTTTGATTGTGGGTAATTTGACTTAAgtaaatttgtaataaaaatgtaaaaccaataaaaaccaTACTATTACTATTAATGTTGTTACATTATTGTTTTAATTCACTAAGTGTTAATaaatgcgtaatttattgagagatttgtTTATTGGACTTTTACAACACCTGGAACTTTACAGCTCTGCAGCAGTAAGAGCTCAAaataaacactttcttcactccaaACAATGAATAAGAATTAAGTTATGTGATGCCTTCATTCAACACCTAAACAAGCAGAGATTTCAGCATATGGAATTATGGATCCAACTTAAGAAAACACATTGTGGTAAGTTGTGGTGATAATGATTTTATGGGCTTGTTTGTTATGGTTATGGTCAGTTTCAGGGTGATCAGTGCTTCAATACATCATTGCATATAACACCATGTCTACACCAGAAGAGAGAGATGCCATGTCGcaaggctgtctacactggacgtgtCAAAGTGAACGTTCTAATTTTAAATGAGTGCAAATACTGTATTCCATATAATTCCACTATTATAAGATCATTAATACGGCaggtataataattataaaacaattggGAAAttggaattaaaaaataaaatacatttagataaATTATAGCATGTTCCACCACTGCAGGACACTGTTAAAACTGCTTTAATGCGTGACCCAGAATCATGAACCAGAAAACCAGTGGAAGTCTTGAACCATAAAACTGTAAAAGTACTGGCTGTGGTATGCATGTCAGAGAAGAGAGATGGAGAATTTTTAGCATATTTGAGGAAACATATTGACTGTTGAGCTGAAACCTTAGAGACTGCTGGACAGGGGTTTATCAGAGAGACAAAGATCTGCTCTGAATCATAAAGAGCTGAAAAACACTGAGACACCATCATCTTTCCTAGCTCACAGTGCTCAGAGGCTGCCTGAAGTCTCCTGGATTCGGATCTGCTAAAGAGCTTAACTTAAATCAAAGAAcacaatttaaaacattattcaaaTGCTTTGTTTATAATCAAGCCTAAGGGAACATATTCCCTTTAAATTTGCAGGTTGGTCAAAATACAAGGACATAATAAATTACTCTGGAATGTGTTTTAGACCATTATTACTCTTTTACAGCCGTTATGAGGCACTGGAATGAGGCGCCCATTCCTTGTAGTTATGTCACAGGTGAATATTTAACTTCCTGAGGGTGGACCATctgactattttaaatggaatctAACATCTCAGAAAATCCCATAATCGCACAGAGCAAAGTTCCACTGATGATGCAGTCATTTACCACagggtggagtgtgtgtgtgtgtgtgtgtgggttttgtgtttatgcatttgtatgagagaaagagaggcctGTGATTCTCAAAAATCCAAGATTGGAGTGAGAAAAAAAgagatatttaaattatttttagaatGAATAATCACGGTTTCAACAGTGATCTACATGGACATAATTTTATGAGtaagtatttaattatttatttttaaacatgataaacgatcatattttatctaattacacaatgatgattcatcgactttatagacattacagttttatcatctgttaatgctgatcttctgtaaagctgctttgaaacgatgtgtgttgtgaaaggcgctatacaaataaaattgacttgacttgacttgataattTGATGTTCcgctatattttcagagtttggacatttaTTGCCacttgctggtggaatctccaaacttcaaatgcaggaactgagtttagactttgcgttGAAAAAATACATGCTTTTGAAACATCTTaacgcaatgacctatttctcaggaaaattgcAAATTTTGCTTTGCGCCTCtccattaacatacaatacacccacaatttgctcgcatacacacacacagacgaaaattgcacttagaattagtgctctctCGAAAAACAAATAAGATGctgttatacatgttaacatgacccTGGTGTGAGAATAACTTCGTTTAAATTCATTTTAGTGATAAAATCAATTACAAGGTTTACCATTAttatattgtcatggcaacaaagttgttattttggctataactttaaacagataaGGTTAATACGCAATTTTATAAtgcataatgtttacgtcttgtggctatattttgaaacaatgtgtatttgaatgtttatgggctggccacattcacttccattgtaagtgcctcactgaaactgtaatttttgcttttaaaataaacaagtgattcattttttgtggtaatcattatgccataaatgctgttgatttggcttcacttgtattgaacacagaacaaTACTTTAAGGTAAAAATTGCAGGTTACAACTTTTTACATTGCtcatatttacatgtacattgtAGCATACTCATTACTAATGCTGGAAGGTAAAGTGTAACATGCTAGTATGTTTACAAAAATTTGATTGGTGCACATACCCCTTGGaagattttttaaatggtttcttTCAGCAGACAGTAACTGAAGGTCAGGTGCCCATGACATGCATTCCTTCTCCACTTGACAGGGTCCTAGTGCCTGACCATTCCTTCCTCAAAAAAAGAGACAGACTCTTCAAAGCATTACTTCCCACCCAGAGGTGCAGGAATCCCTTCAACTTCACATGACCAGAACTGAGAGGAATCAATGTACGCAGGGCATTATCGGATATGTTCAAGGAAACTGCAGTTGCTGGGATGCTTGCTGGAGCCATGGTTAGGCCCAAAGAGGAACAGTTAAGGAGAGGACCTCGCTGGCACAGGCAGGGAACAGGACAGCCATGGGAGGTGGGGAAAGAGTTTGTGCCCCAGAGTTGGAGAAGGAACACAGCCACACCAACCACTGACCTGAACGCTGACATTATAGTCAGCCCTGAACACAACAAGAGACAATGGaagttttaaaatgactgctgtaTGGTACAAAGGACAATCTTTTTACtgaacattaaataatttttaaagaaattgttaaaacaaaatatgaaaattctgtcataatttactcacattaaTTAAAACCTGTATAATATTCTTATGTGGAACACCAAGGgccactttttcaataaaatggcaGTGGATAATGCCTCACTTAAGCACCCGAATGTATTATAAAGTAGTCCATTTGGCTTG
This window encodes:
- the LOC127622342 gene encoding uncharacterized protein LOC127622342, whose translation is MSWAPDLQLLSAERNHLKNLPRGLGCVKSLKILQLSYNQISELVPADLANCTNLKELHLQHNLIRSIHPHAFIDLKQLQVLDLSYNLLATIPVPAYQSLRNLNALVDVSFNKWICDCNLQTLRRWIVFDTEVGDASWQVVCASPPEHSGKDLIHLKDSDLTCPTHDYSTSAHYQNVILDEGMQILISCCNGSQDYMQFHWWTPHGQVTDNQPELLIKDITEEYAGLYICVSGLQWKHISVFYLHVYKIGSESRQRRDAPAITDDSTRQDGNINVQRIDGVVRQEKWSESDFVLAVCLSVIITFIVAFIIGVLLRPLLDKLWKRIRPKRQSTPPTASRTSSTGPQIYVNEGYSDQSDQEQEVRVGSRVTFGGITEVEEQGNNVPYYVTVEDNGPDGSSESNTEVDLTYENIQKKNGRQNSPEVEKHRGRADSSRSSALQESKVNALVINTKSLASSSTEERTNAQNTDVKDFKPIPDADDLELKRRSSSSSSHSSESSHSRQSQEINFSAEQSIDPPTVNLSAIETNKKAIISRFTKETFSDWLTRLTEQNVDDLDPELWNDSGESFSFNEGSERSSIQDLSSSVLVQPLKDDNTWRQHKPESPSDKIYLDKKFGKNISVESVQQFEHADILSSNSSECGDSEGGPNNYTINSVLEEESEIVIESDTGNGASLATLNRFSTVEDITRNENSQQGAGILIKQETITLDPYDIHLTFTHGDSVDDRMLTDETKSKSEDVNDFYVNISGRNRSHEGLPQYLVHPVYRTKQNRLNRAHDTDRLSTDSSSEDEEQFTEYPRKLDIKIEPGINTESITSSKNVDNVLNLDFDNSSSSTDVFEEKRTKGKTGLRALSALLFNRHGNEANNRNVQPQVRTGSTNNVDVGRTVGFIGPTFNRHTKLPEERVQQTTDENSLFGCIGLSFDQLPRPKKSILFAISDSQSPNQLSSLPSKDTGNAQKENAESESRRTSLNSSSEESSLNAKNEENILFGQSLSLNQQPKVKRYIHFSHSNPHPKVQLPSPPLTKKLVTPDFIVNNESRRSSSSLEDDTKQTTEVENFFGQVDVAYDGFQKLKRYIEFSHTDPYSTTQPLNKQSISPVLAQLESSSRTSSEDEVKPTSKEDNFFEKIDVSLDRVPKVKRHIQFNQPESYFPTLSFSTHSTMKLEVETSSSTPIRSDVKPDPKDNNFFGQKSMYLDKVQKVKRSIQFTQSKPHCPTLPAFSSSSTKRMTHEITEDNTDTSPVQEEEEENFFREIGVSSNGVSNVKRYIAFKQFDPSSPKAEATSEGEKHSMHSSTSKDNVRSQNNGDTFFDKIGVSFDGVPKVKQYLQLKGPEPHPHQTQSTSLSSTSGVVIPGIVGTEFRGTSSSFENHGNPTAKENEFFGELGISLDRVPQIKRFLQFKQPISHLPVVPHTTSSNTLHGIPEEQIKTESTRLTTSFEDNVTTTEKDNFFVQLGVPKVDRVPKFKRYINFTQPESESPAQATNVLSSQRVSISGVSKETRRSSSSSEDDVKPFTNNRNTIEEPGESLDKVPKVKRYIKLKQFENDSPAMSTFTPLSKVKPIKLTETELSRSNTITEDDVQPANRENQTESRRMSSSSEDDATLTAKQDNFFGQTGASLNRVPKVKKYIHFTPTERHSPAQSTSALSNKKVSISEEARETWRYSTSSDEDVKQSSNDDNFFRGVSLDKSSKVKRYVAFSKSESYSQTQSQAESTLQTLQQSQRLNTQHLGPVVKTEPCSLPEHDVQPKNYENNFYGQIDTSFNQLPKVKRFVEFKQHELHLPVKSSFMEVSPVLMKKGSASVIKTESESWRSDFSYKDNIITRESIDRSVEQTGLKPELRELMSHPQKTPPSLEQDAREYLRDNSQVRQRQERRRLLQQRRKALDQFGIDSLSSLTQEGEKKDSSSFVDYGGATSFHTEITYSNVSTGNPVTSRRTDVAEVPGLQGLKMRNISPVSSKSATPNNKEFLI